In Candidatus Hydrogenedentota bacterium, the genomic window CGCCCTGCAGCCCGGCAAAGGCCTCCGGCGGGGGGGGTGCGGCTTCCGTGGATTCCGGCTGTGTCAAAGGCTCACTGCTCATGAAATACTCCTGGGACGGCGGGACATGTTTCGCCACCGTGGAAATCCTACACCATCGGCCGCGCCGGGGCAACGCCGGGCATAAGGTGTGGACAGGATGGACGAGATGGACGGAGTGCTGCCTGCGGTGGCATCCCTGCCGGGGCTGCGCTATTTGTCCTCTTCCGGGGGGGAGGCTCCCTCCTCCACCGGGGGCAGCAGGTCTTTCAGTCCGGCGAAGGCCTGAAACCCCAAGGGCGGCGGCGCCGCCTCGAACGCCGAGCCGCCGTAATACCCCCGCTGCTCCGCCGTGCCGTGCTCGGCGTCGTGGCAGTACAGGCAGAGCAGTTCCCAGTTGCTCCCGTCGGGCGGGTTGTTCATGTGGTCCCCGTCCTTGTGGTGTACGGTGAGTTCACGCAGGTTTTTCCCGGCGAACTCGCGTCCGCAGCGGCCGCAGATATGCGGGAACAGCTTCATCGCCCGCTCGCGGTATCCCTGGTCACGGCTTTCCTGGTCGCGGCGGACACTGGCCAGCAGACGCGCCATGCGCTCCGGGTCGGGCTTGATGTTTCTCGGCGGCATCGCTCTTGCGCGGCTCCTCTGGTTTGGGCCAATGCGCATAGCGTAGTGCATCAGGCGCGCCCGCGCAAAATTCAGGGATGGGAGGATGCACATTCGGGGACAGGCCTGCCTGGGAACGCCAATCTCCCGATTGGCCCGCCATAAGATGCCAATCAGGAGATTGGCGTTCCCGGGAGGTGCGCTCCCAGGCGGGCACTCCGCGTTGAACGTCGCGTTCACAGGCCCTTATACTCCGGGGAGAGAGGGCTTTGGGCAATTTTACAGGAGGGCGTTTGCCATGGCGGCATCATCCGGTTCCGCAGTTCCGCCGCACCGGTTCCGGTACCGCGCGCTTGTCGCGCTGGGTCTGGCGTTCGGCATGTTTGTGGCCTGGACCGGCCACCTGGCCCCGCCGCCGAAGCCCGCCTCGGCGGACGCGGCGCGGTTCTCCGCCGGACGGGCCATGGCCCATGTGCGGGAGATGGCCCGCGCGCCCCATCCGGCGGGCTCTCCGGAGAATGAACGGGTGCTGGGCTATATTGCGGAACAGCTCAGGGCGCTGGGCGCGGAGCCGCAACTCCAGGAGGTGATGGTGCACCGGGGGCCGGGCCAGGCGGCGACGGTGCGCAATTTGATGACGCGGCTGACCGGCACGGACAGCGGCGGGGCGGTGGTCCTGCTGGCGCATTATGACAGTGTGGCCTTCGGGCCGGGCGCGGCGGACGATGTGGCGGGCTGCGCGGCCCTGCTTGAAGCCTTGCGCGCGGTGAAGGCGGGGCCGCCGCCGAAGAACGACCTGATCTTCCTGTTCACCGACGGCGAGGAGGGGCGCATCGCCGGGCATGCCGGGCTGCGCGGCGCCTACGGGTTCACCATGCACCACCCTTGGGCCAGGGAGGTGAAGGTGGCGGTGAACTTCGACTGCCGGGGCAACCAGGGCCCGTCGTACATGTACGAGTGCAGCGCGCCGAACCGGTGGCTGGTGCGCCAGTTGAACCTTGCGGGCACGCGGCCCGTGGCCACCTCGGTGATGTTCGAGATTTACCGCCGGATGCCCCTGGCAAGCGACCTGACCGCATTCCTGGACGCGGGCATTCCGGGGATGAACTTCGCCTTCATCCACCGCCTGGCCCACTACCACACGGCGCTGGACACCCCGGAGAACCTGTCCCTGAAAAGCCTCCAGCACCACGGCGAGAACGCCCTCGGCATGGCGCGCCGGCTGGGAAATGTTGATTTGGACGGCGCGGGCGGGGGCGCGAACAGCGTCTATTTCTACCTGCCGCTGGCGGGCATGGTCCAGTACGGCCTGGTTTGGGTGTGGCCCCTGGCGGCGCTGGCGGCGGCACTCTACGCCGCCGTGGTCGTTGCGGGGTTGCGGCGCGGGCGCATGGACCCCGCAGGCATCGTGTACGGGCTGGGCCTCCACTTCACGGTGTGGCTGGTCTGCGCCCTCATCGGGCTGGCCATCTTCTGGCTCACGTACCAGAAGCGGGACTTCTATTTTGTGTACCCGTCCCTGGCGCTCACCGTCACGGCCCTGGCGGCCGCCGGGGGGCTCTTCTGCCTCGTCATGGGGCTGGCCCGGAAACGCCTCGGCCTGCTGAACCTCTGCGCGGCGGCCCTGCTCCCCTGGCTCTTCCTCCTCGCCGTAACCTCCTGGAAGGTGCCCGGCGCGAGCTACCTCTTCCTGATGCCGCTCCTCACCGCCGTGGCGGGGCTGTGGTGGATGGTGCTGCACCCGGAAGACCCCGAGCATCCCACCCTCTGGGGCGCGGCGATCCTCACCCTGCTGGGCATGCCCGCCCTGTTCTTCATCACCGGCACGGCCCAGGGCCTCTACTCCGCCATACTCCTGCTGGGCGTGGCCGGACAGGTCAGCCTATTCCTGCTGCTGCTCGGCGCGGTGCTGCCGCAACTGGCCTGGATGGCCGGGGGGCACCTGCGCACCCTGTCCCTGGTCTTCCTCGCCGTCGGCGTCGCCGGGCTTTACGCCGCAGGCCCCCCCGACAAGTTCTCGCCGGAACGGCCCAGGCTCAACTCCCTCACCTACGCCCTGAACGCCGACACGGGCCAGGGCTTCTGGCTGAGCTGCGACGCGGCGCCGGACGAATGGACCGCCCAAAAACTCGGCGACGCGCCCCGGCGCGAGGTCATCCACGACCTGCTGCCCCTGGCCACACGCGCGGACTACCTGCGCGCCGCCGCGCCGGAATACCCCCTCGTCCCGCCCTCCCTCGAGGTGCTCGGGGATGCCGTTGAAAACGGCGTCCGCACCCTGAAACTGCGCGTGGACTCGCCGCGCGGCGCGGAGGTGCTGGAGATGTGCGCCAACCCCGGACTGGAGGTGGTCGCGGCGCGCCTGAACGGCGCCCCCCTGCTGCCCGTCGAGGGCCGCTGGTTCCTGTGTTACAGCATCTACCGGGGCGGCGGGCTGGAACTCGAACTCGATGTGGAGGAGGGCCGGACGGTCCAGCTTCAGTTGACCGATTTCAGTTATGGCCTGCCCGAAGAGGCCGGCGTCGCGCCCCGTCCCCCCCGCATGATCCCCAAGCCCAACACAGTGGACTTCAACCTCGACCCGCTGAAGACGGATGAGACCGTGGTGACCCGGATGGTGAGGCTGTAGGGCGCAACACCGCAATTCCACGCCTTTACACTGGGACACGAAGGCCATGGCAACTTCTGTTCAGCATAATTTCCATTACACCGGTAGATGATGTTACAGTTTGGGGGAAACGTGTGACCAGGCCCCAAACGGCGCAAACGCCAGAACAAGGAGCATGCCATGAAACGCGGAAACGGCTTTACTCTCATTGAACTGCTGGTGGTCATTGCCATTATCGGGATTCTTGCGGCCATCCTGCTGCCGGCGCTGGCCCGCGCGCGCGAGGCGGCGCGGCGCTCCAGTTGCCAGAACAACCTCAAGCAGTGGGGCCTGGTGCTGAAAATGTACGGCAGCGAGGCCAGGGGCGCCTTCCCCCCGATTCAGGCGGTGCGCGACCGGCGTCCCTTTGGCGGCGCCGTGGAGCTTGGGCTTGCGGCGGGACCCGCGGTCAACACCATCTATCCCGAATACCTTGCGGACCCCAACATTGTCCTGTGCCCCTCGGACCCGGGCCTGAGCACCCACCGGCAGGACCTGTATTTCCAGCCCGGCAACCCGGAGAACCAGCGGCCGGACACGCCCCGGTTCGCCTATGAGCCGACCCTCATCTCCGCCAGCTACATGTATCTGGGGTATGCCTTCGACAACATCGTCCCCGCGGAGCGGTCGAACGCCTTCCTCATCACGCAGGTGTTCACGGCGCTGGGCGCCACGTTCACCGGCAACCCCTGGATGCCCATCCAGATGGCCGGCGCCCTGGACGGACTGGTGGACCAGGCCGGCGGAATTGGCGCAATCGCCGGACTGGCCGGCAACCCCTTCGCCCTGGCCGCCGCGCTCGACCGGGACGCGGACATCAGCCGCGGCGGCCGTCCGGGATACGGCAACGGCGGCGGCAACACGGTATACCGCCTGCGCGAGGGCATCGAGCGGTTCCTCATCACGGACATCAACAATCCCGGCGCGTCGAATGTGGCGCAGAGTTCCCTGTTCATCATGATGGACACCATCTCCTCCGGCACGACCGAGGCCCTGTTCAACCACATCCCCGGCGGCTGCAATGTGCTGTACATGGACGGCCATGTTGAGTTTCTGCGCTACGTCCCGGTTCCCGGCCTGGAAGGCGCCGGCTCCTCCGCCGAGGCGACCCAGCGTCTGCGCGGCGGGAACTCCCCCGTGCTCGCGACAGTGGCCACGGTGGTCGCCGGCATCATGGGCGGATGATAACCGCCTTTCGTCACGGATAGCGCATAACTGGGAACGCCCTTCCTGGGAACGCCCTTTCTGGGAACGCCAATCTCCCGATTGGCTGTTTTAAGATGCCAATCAGGAGATTGGCGTTCCCAGAAGAGTGCCGTTCCTAGGAGAGTGCTGTCCCTCTGGCAATGTCGCCGCCGGGGAGGGTATCATGGTTGCCGGCAAAACAAGGGGATCCGGAATCCATGTTTGAGCAAGTCTTCAAGAACGTTGACGATGTCCTGTGGAAAGAGGCCGGCTGCACCACGGAGCTGGACTACACCGAGCAGTCGTCGTGGCTACTTTTCCTGAAATACTTGGACGAACTGGAGCAGGACCGGGCAATGGAGGCGGAACTGGAGGGGCGGGCGTATTCGTTCATACTCGACAGTCCGTACCGCTGGGAAAGCTGGGCCGCGCCCAAGGGTCCGGACGGGAAGGTTGACCACAACAGGGCGCTCACGGGCGACGACCTGCGCGACTTCGTGAACCTGAAACTCTTCCCCTACCTGCACGGGTTCAAGCAGAAGGCCAGCGGGCCGAACACCATCGAGTACAAGATTGGCGAGATTTTCGGCGAGCTCAAGAACCGGATTCAGAGCGGCTACAACCTGCGCGAGATCATTGACCACATAGACGAACTGCGCTTCCGCTCGCAGACCGAGAAGCACGAGCTGTCGCACCTCTACGAGGCGAAGATCAGGAACATGGGCAACGCCGGGCGCAACGGCGGCGAGTACTACACCCCGCGCCCGCTCATCCGCGCCATTGTCCGGGTGGTGAAACCCAAAATCGGGGAAACCATCTACGATGGGGCCTGCGGCTCCGCGGGCTTCCTGTGCGAGGCTTTCGAGTATCTCAAAAACCCCGGGAACGACAATCCTGGGAACTACAATCTCCCGATTGGCTCGTCAAAATCTGCCAATCAGGAGATTGGCGTTCCCGGGGAAAGAGCCAATCAGGAGATTGGCGTTCCCAGGAGAAGCGCTACCGGGCTGAGCGTAAAAGACCTGCAAACGCTCCAGGAACGGACCTTCTACGGCAAGGAGAAGAAGAGCCTCGCCTACGTCATCGCCATCATGAACATGATCCTCCACGGCATTGACGCGCCGAACATCCTCCACACGAACACGCTCACGGAGAACCTGGCCGACGTGCAGGAGAAGGACCGTTTCGACGTGATCCTCGCCAATCCGCCCTTTGGTGCCAAGGAGCGCAGGGAGGTCCAGCAGAACTTCCCCATCCGCACCGGCGATACCGCCTACCTCTTCCTACAGCACTTCATCAAGATGCTCCGGGCCGGGGGCCGCGCGGGCGTGGTCATCAAGAACACCTTCCTGTCCAACACGGACAACGCCTCCGTCAGCCTGCGCAGGCTGCTCCTCGAAAGCTGCAACCTGCACACCGTCCTCGACTGCCCCGGCGGCACCTTCTTGGGGGCGGGCGTGAAGACCGTCGTCCTCTTTTTCGAGAAGGGCGCGCCCACCCGGAAAATCTGGTACTACCAGCTCGACCCCGGACGCAGCCTCGGCAAG contains:
- a CDS encoding HNH nuclease family protein — protein: MPPRNIKPDPERMARLLASVRRDQESRDQGYRERAMKLFPHICGRCGREFAGKNLRELTVHHKDGDHMNNPPDGSNWELLCLYCHDAEHGTAEQRGYYGGSAFEAAPPPLGFQAFAGLKDLLPPVEEGASPPEEDK
- a CDS encoding M20/M25/M40 family metallo-hydrolase, yielding MAASSGSAVPPHRFRYRALVALGLAFGMFVAWTGHLAPPPKPASADAARFSAGRAMAHVREMARAPHPAGSPENERVLGYIAEQLRALGAEPQLQEVMVHRGPGQAATVRNLMTRLTGTDSGGAVVLLAHYDSVAFGPGAADDVAGCAALLEALRAVKAGPPPKNDLIFLFTDGEEGRIAGHAGLRGAYGFTMHHPWAREVKVAVNFDCRGNQGPSYMYECSAPNRWLVRQLNLAGTRPVATSVMFEIYRRMPLASDLTAFLDAGIPGMNFAFIHRLAHYHTALDTPENLSLKSLQHHGENALGMARRLGNVDLDGAGGGANSVYFYLPLAGMVQYGLVWVWPLAALAAALYAAVVVAGLRRGRMDPAGIVYGLGLHFTVWLVCALIGLAIFWLTYQKRDFYFVYPSLALTVTALAAAGGLFCLVMGLARKRLGLLNLCAAALLPWLFLLAVTSWKVPGASYLFLMPLLTAVAGLWWMVLHPEDPEHPTLWGAAILTLLGMPALFFITGTAQGLYSAILLLGVAGQVSLFLLLLGAVLPQLAWMAGGHLRTLSLVFLAVGVAGLYAAGPPDKFSPERPRLNSLTYALNADTGQGFWLSCDAAPDEWTAQKLGDAPRREVIHDLLPLATRADYLRAAAPEYPLVPPSLEVLGDAVENGVRTLKLRVDSPRGAEVLEMCANPGLEVVAARLNGAPLLPVEGRWFLCYSIYRGGGLELELDVEEGRTVQLQLTDFSYGLPEEAGVAPRPPRMIPKPNTVDFNLDPLKTDETVVTRMVRL
- a CDS encoding DUF1559 domain-containing protein, with product MKRGNGFTLIELLVVIAIIGILAAILLPALARAREAARRSSCQNNLKQWGLVLKMYGSEARGAFPPIQAVRDRRPFGGAVELGLAAGPAVNTIYPEYLADPNIVLCPSDPGLSTHRQDLYFQPGNPENQRPDTPRFAYEPTLISASYMYLGYAFDNIVPAERSNAFLITQVFTALGATFTGNPWMPIQMAGALDGLVDQAGGIGAIAGLAGNPFALAAALDRDADISRGGRPGYGNGGGNTVYRLREGIERFLITDINNPGASNVAQSSLFIMMDTISSGTTEALFNHIPGGCNVLYMDGHVEFLRYVPVPGLEGAGSSAEATQRLRGGNSPVLATVATVVAGIMGG
- a CDS encoding N-6 DNA methylase; protein product: MFEQVFKNVDDVLWKEAGCTTELDYTEQSSWLLFLKYLDELEQDRAMEAELEGRAYSFILDSPYRWESWAAPKGPDGKVDHNRALTGDDLRDFVNLKLFPYLHGFKQKASGPNTIEYKIGEIFGELKNRIQSGYNLREIIDHIDELRFRSQTEKHELSHLYEAKIRNMGNAGRNGGEYYTPRPLIRAIVRVVKPKIGETIYDGACGSAGFLCEAFEYLKNPGNDNPGNYNLPIGSSKSANQEIGVPGERANQEIGVPRRSATGLSVKDLQTLQERTFYGKEKKSLAYVIAIMNMILHGIDAPNILHTNTLTENLADVQEKDRFDVILANPPFGAKERREVQQNFPIRTGDTAYLFLQHFIKMLRAGGRAGVVIKNTFLSNTDNASVSLRRLLLESCNLHTVLDCPGGTFLGAGVKTVVLFFEKGAPTRKIWYYQLDPGRSLGKTNPLNDDDLAEFVELQKTCANSPKSWTVDAATIDKTTFDLSVKNPNGGEEVIHRSPLDILDEIAALDAESAEVLENIRVLLTTDSENTPYGNASPGNANLPIGSSSSSTPENAHHPVGELGDANREIGVPRRGK